Below is a genomic region from Vibrio pomeroyi.
AAGCGATATCACGTGCTTGCAGTGCTTTTGAGGCTTCTAAAATCGTTGGCACGATGTCTGGGCAGTTCATGTCTTTGAAGGTGATGAACGGAGCCAAACGTACGCCCACTTTGTCCGCGCCAATCGCATCAATGACAGCATCTACTACTTCTATTAGAAAGCGAAGTCGGTTCTCGCGGCTGCCACCATACTTGTCGGTTCGTTTGTTTGAGTTCGTTCTTAGGAATTGATCAATCAGGTAGCCATTGCCGCCGTGGATCTCGACCCCATTAAAGCCTGCCTCGATGGCCTTCTTCGCCGAGTTCGCAAAATCTTGAACGACGCGATTGATGTCTGCTTGGGTCATTTCTCTTGGCTGGATGCAATCCACCATGTTGCCATTACCATTCTCATCAGAAATCCACACCTGAGTTTCTATTGGTGCTAAAGCTGACGGTGCAATCGGCAGTTCGCCCTTTTGAAAAGTAGGGTGAGACACGCGACCGACATGCCATAGCTGACAGAATATCGCAGCGCCTTGTTCTTTTGCGGCTGTAGTTACTGGTTTCCAACCTTCGATTTGCGCATCGGTATAAACGCCGGGTGTGAATGAGTAGCCTTGAGAGTCATCTGAGATTTGCGTGGCTTCGGTGATGATTAAACCTGCACTGGCACGTTGCTGGTAATAGGTTGCCATCATATCGTTTGGCACGTTTCCAGGTTGGCTAGTACGAGCACGTGTCATGGGTGCCATAACGACACGGTTTTGCAGTTCTAAGCCTTTGAGCTCTGATGTTTCGAATAATTTGTTCATCGTATCTACCTTGTTTCAATTCCGTACTTTTTAATTCAGTGTTTTTAGTTTTGTGTTCGGTCTATAAGTCGTGTTATTTGCTTTCCGCAGGGCTGAAAATAGAGTTGCTTTGTGGCTTGTCAGCTCGGTTGGCTTTAGCGATAAGCAGTAAGCCAATGACAGGAACAACAACGGCTGCGAACGGAATCATTCCTGCGCCCAGTTGGCTGTCGAGTACCATGCCACCAAGGAATCCACCAAAGGCATTAGCCAAGTTAAACGCTGAGATATTGGCTGTTGCTGCTAGCTCTTGGCCTTCGCCACCGTGGTTCATCACTCGAAGTTGCATGGCAGGAACGTTCGCAAATGACGCAATACCAAAGACAAATGCAGCTGCAACGAATAGGATTTTGTTGTCTACCACTAGGCCCACCACAACCAATGACACGATCATTGCGACTGCCCAAAACATTGAAGCTTTACCTAGGTCTTTATCTGAAGAGCGACCGCCCAAGGTGTTACCTATGATTAAGCCGATACCCACAATTACTAAGATCCATGTGACTGATTCTTGGCCGTAACCCGTGATGTGCATAGCGATAGGTGCTAGGTATCCGTAGAGCGTCATGAAGCCAGACCAAGCAAAAGCGGTGATCGCCAAGCTGATAAGCAGCATTGGATTTTTGAACGCCATAAGCTGAGTTTTGATGTCTTTCGCTTCGCTGTGACCCGTTGATTTGATGGATGTCAGGATAGAAATCATCGCGACTGTGCCAAGTGCCGCCACGGTAAAGAAGGTGGTGTGCCAACCAAATTGCAAGCTCACCCAAGTACCTGCGGGAACGCCAAGAACGTTAGCGAGCGTTAAGCCTGCGAACATTTGTCCAACGGCGCGACCTGCCATTTTTTCCGATACTAAGTTGGTTGCGACAACGGTACCGATGCCATAGAAAGGACCTTGCACTAAGCCTGCGATAACACGGCTTGCCAGTAGAAGTGGATAGCTTGGCGCTAAGGCGGATAACACGTTGCCAATAATGAACAGCGCCATTAACCCAATCAGCACCATCTTCTTGTTAAAGCGTGCAAGGTAGATGGTTAAGATTGGCCCGCCGATAACGATAGCTAGCGCATACGCACTGATTAGATAACCTGCTTGGCCTTCTGTGATCGAAAGGGAGGTGGCAATTTGTGGGAGAATGCCTGCGATAACAAATTCAGCGGTGCCAATCGCAAAAGCCGCGAGTGTCAGTATCCAAACTTGGAATGGGATCTGTTCTTTTTTCATGATGATCTGCCTATGTAAATTCTGGTTTGTTAGGACGCTTAGATGCACGTCCTAACGATTGTTCTTTGTGTCTTTGCTAAGTGTTTTAGCTGAGCAGTGCACCGCCATCGATGTCGATGATTGAGCCGGTCACGTATGGGTTATTAATCGCGAACAGGTAACCTATGGCGATCTCTGAGGCTTCGCCCACCTTGCCTGCGGGTAAGTTGTTTTTTGCGTTGTCGTACATGGCTGAACGGGCGGTGTCGTCCATGTTTTTGTAGGCTGTCGTCATGGTTAAGCCCGGGCTTACGGCGTTCACTCGAATTGGTGCGAGCTCTTTCGCAAGCACTTTAGTTACGCTTTCAAGTGCGGCGTTGATGGCTGTTTTTACGTAAGTGCCTGCGACTACTTTGCGTGACAACATGCCCGTCGTGAGCGTGATAGAACCGTTGGGCTTCATGTAACGTGCAGCATGCTTGGCGACGTTTAGGCTGCCCCAAAATTTGGTATCAAATGCCGTTTTCGCGTCTTCAATCGCGACGTCTGTCACTTTTCCTGCCGGAGCAGATGAGCCAGCCGTGACCACCAAATGATCGAAGGGACCAATGGATTCGAAGTATTCACAAATCGACTTTTCATTGCTGATATCAACACCTGTGTGTCGACTGGCAATGTGCACTGTGCTGTCTTCGTTTCTCAATTGCATTGCTAGTGCTTTGCCGATGCCTGATGTGCCACCAATGATGACGAAAGTGCTCTTTTCTTGGTTCGCTTGTGTGTTGTTCATGGTCTAAATTCCTGCGTGTTCTGCTGATGGTTGCCATTATATTTGTTCGACTAAATTTGATAATTGGCTAAAATATAAATTCATTATTCGGTTTAAATGAACAATAGAGCGAGAGCACGAATAGCATGGATAAGTTTTCAGACATGGCGATGTTCGTCAGTATTGTGAAGCATCAAGGGTTGGCCGCCGCTGGGCGTGAACTGGGTTTATCACCCGCGACCATGACAGCAAGGCTGCAGGCACTGGAAGAACGATATGGCGTGAAGTTGCTGAATCGAAGCACGCGACATGTGTCTTTGACGGACTCTGGCGAGCTGTATCATAAGGCGTGTCTGGAGATATTGGATAATGTCAGCGAGGCTGAAAACCTGATTCAGAATGGCGTGAAAGAGGTTAAAGGCCCATTAAAGATTGCGGCACCGAAAGACATCGGCAAGCAGTACATCCTGCCAATCTTGTCGGAGTTTTGTCAGCAGTACCCAGATGTGATTCCTTACCTGTATTTGAACGACAACCTGTCGAATATTGCTGAGTCAGGGATGGATATCGTGATCCGCTATGGGGAATTGGTCGACAGCAGTTTAATTTCTCGACGCTTATCTCCGAGCCGACGTGTACTGTGTGCCTCGCCTGAATATCTTGCTAAGCATGGAACGCCGTTGACGCCACAAGATTTGGTTGAGCACGACTGTTTGGCAATGCTGCGTAGCAATGAGGAACTCAAGACTTGGCACTTCCAAGATCACGACATGAAGAAGTCGATTACCGTAGTGCCAAAGCGATTCTCAGACGATGGTGAAGTGATTCGCTATTGGGCTCTAAAAGGCGAGGGTATCGCGCTTAAATCGGTGCTGGATGTGCAAGACGATATCAATAACCAACGCCTTGTGACTCTGCTTAATGGCTACATGAAAAACTTTAATACCTCGACCTCAGTATCAAGCGCCGACTTGAATGTGGTGTACATTAGCAAGAAATATCAGCCGAAGCGCATTCGACTCTTCCTAGATTATCTTCTTGAGAACTTCAGTGGTTTAGTTGAGAGATCAGGCAAGGAATAGACGCTCGCTTGCCTATGACGGATCTCTCGAACTCAGCGCTAGCTTACGGACAGAGATCATCGATCTGGTTATGATATCTGCAACATAAGGACGTGATTGGAGAGAGAAATGAAAGTCGTCGGTAACACGGTTATCCAACCTTTTCACAAAGCCACCTGCCACTGCGGTGCGGTTGAATTAGAACTCAGCTTGCCTAATGGAATAGAGAAGCCTCGTCGATGTGATTGTTCTATCTGTCGTCGTAGAGGCGCGATCGTTGGCTCTGTCGCGCTTGATGGTATCAAGATCCTCAAAGGGACTGAGCACCTCAAGCTTTATCAGTTTAATACCAATACCGCGAAGCATTACTTCTGCTCAAACTGTGGTATCTATACCCATCATCAACGCCGTTCTAGCCCGAATGAATATGGGTTTAATATCGGTTGCTTGGAAGGGGTGAATCCTTTTGATATTGGTGATGTGGTGACCAACGATGGTGTCAATCATCCAGCCGATCGTTAATTTATTGAGCATTGAAAAGGGAAGGGATTATGTCTGAATACGGAGCAGTCATTCGCTGGCAAAAAGCGCAAGATGAAACCTTTATCGACAATCAATACAGCCGCGGCCATACGTGGGAGTTCGATGGTGGTGTCATTGTACCTGCGTCGTCATCGCCTCATGTTGTGCCACTACCGCTGTCAGTTGAAGCTAATGTTGATCCAGAAGAAGCCTTTATCGCGGCACTTTCTAGCTGTCATATGCTGACTTTTTTGGGCATCGCGGCTAAACAGAAGTACGTAATTGAATCTTATGTTGATGATGCGATAGGTGTGCTTGAGGAAGATGAGTCAGGCCGTTCGTCCGTTACTACCGTGACTCTACGCCCTAAGATTGTATTTATTGGTAGCAAGATTCCAACCAACGCTCAACTCGATAAGCTGCACCACTTAGCGCACAAGAATTGCTTTATCGCGAATTCGGTCAAGACTGAGATAAAGGTCGAGATGCGAGATTAATTTTTATTTTCAGATTATTTTCTAAAAGCTTCGTCTTTTTGATGTCGCCATCGTCTTAAGGGTATTCATGCAATCCTATTGATTGTAAAAGACTGAAAGAATTATTTGAGGACACCTCCATGACAGCGTTTAAGAGTACATCGAACTACGGTGAAAATGCGTTTATCAAAAGCAAACCGCAGATGCTACAGAACATTTATAACACCACGGATGTATTCCCATACTGGGTTGCCGATATGGATTTTCAGGTCGCGGAACCGATCACTCAAGAGCTGAATCGTTTGGTTGAGCGCGGTGTGTACTCTTACGAATTTCATGAGCAAGGTGTGTTTGAAGCGTTGTCGCAATGGTATTCAAAACGTCATGGTTTAAACCTATCTGCGGACAAGTTTGTGCAAGTGCCGGGTGTGCTTTCTGGTATCGCTTTGCTACTACGCGAGTTCACCAACGAAGGTGATGGTGTGCTTATCCATACACCAGCGTATCACCAGTTTTCGAACTTGGTGAACAAGGCTAATCGTCAGGTCGTGAAGAGCCCACTCATCAATGATGAGCAAGGTTACCGCATTGATTTCGATGGTATGGAACAGCAGATCATCGACCACAAAGTAAAAACGATGATTTTCTGTAATCCACATAACCCAACTGGTCGTGTGTGGACGCAGCAGGAAGTAACACAGGTTATCGAGATTGCTAAGCGTCATGATGTGTTGATCATCAGTGATGAAATCCACTCAGACATTATCTTTGAGGGTCACGCTTTCACGAGCTTGACCAGCTTTGATTACGACAAGGTCATCACCTTGATTGGCTCTCCGGCGAAAACCTTCGGTATGCACAGCATCTCAAATGGCTATGTGTACACGAACAATGATGAGCTATTTGAAGCGTTTAAAGCCAACGTAGCGGCGATGTATCTTGATCATGGCAATGCCTTGACGACCTTTGCGACTATTGCCGCCTTTGAAAAAGGTGAAGAGTGGCTAGACGGCATGTTGGTGTATCTTCAAGACACGGTTAAATGGATCTCTGAGTTTGCTGAGCAGCGTATTCCTCAATTGAAAGTGTTCCAACCGCAAGGCACTTACCAAGTGTGGTTTGATTTCTCAGAGTTAGGTTTCTCGGAAGAAGAGCTAAAGAACGTGGTGTTTGAGCAGGCTAAAATGGGGTTAACACCGGGCGGCTGGTTTGGCGCTGAGAGTTATCATTTTATGCGAATGAACATCGCTACTTCACGTGACAATATTGAGCAATCATTTACTGCGTTAGCTGATGCGATTGATGGCTTTGAGCGTGGCTCTGTGGTGAACTCAAATTGTTGCGAAAAAGGCAATTCAAAAAGCTGCTGTTAAATCCAATAGTACACAACAAGCATTGAAATCAGAGCGTGTAACGGCACGGCTTTAAAATCCGATTAGAATAAAATAACCGCGAGTCTGCATAGCGCATGACTGGCGGTTTTTTTGTGTCTGTGTAATCCTACTCATGGTTTTATTGAGTTGTGATTGAAGTGCTGAGTTACAAATAAATAATGCTTCAATGATTGATAGAGATTGGTTGGCAGAGAGTTATGTTTAGCGTCCCACTGAATAGTTTTGTACATCGTGTGAGTGATAAAAGCCAAGTGATGGCGAGTGCGACTGAGTGTGGATGCCAGTTGAAGCGAATTCGTCGTTCACGCAATTGGTTATTAGTGGCTCAAGAACATCAACTCATCGAATTTAAAACCCTGCTCACCCATGAAAAAGACGGTTGGATAGCGATTGCGATAGACAAAGTACTGCCTAAACCTGTGGTGTGTTTGGCTTCGCTGCTAGCGGCGACACCCTCGATGACGGTCGCTCAGCTGGTGATGGAGTCAGGATGTTCAATGGCAGAAGCAAGGCGTGCGATTGATGAGCATGAAGGGTTATAAATGCGAGCTTTAAATAAGCCGATCGTGTTGTGAAAAGAGAATCGCAAGCAGCAAAAAGCCCGTAACGATATTGCGCTTTTCAGCGGAATATCGTTACGGGCTTTATCATCTGTGCTGCATTAAGCTAAGCCATGTGGCTTCTTATGAAGCGTTGCTCGATTAAGAGTTCGCTACTTTTACACGAATCGTGTTTTTGCCAAGCTTAGTCATGTTCAGCTTGTTTAGTGCTGCTTTCGCTTCTTCGTGCTCTGGCATTTCAACAAAAGCAAAGCCTTTTGAGTCGCCAGTTTCTTGGTCTAAAACTAGGCTGCACTCTTTTACTGAGCCAAACTCAGAAAATAGCACACGGATGTCTTGCTCAGAAGTAGAGCGCGATAGGTTACGAACTAGAAGTTTCATAATAAACCTTGAATATGAATTTACGCCGAGCATTGTCGCACACTTTCATGCTCACCCTCACAAATAATTGTTTCGCGACTCTATTTCCTTGTCGCTCTGTCTAAGCACTAGCCGCGGTTTATTGTGATGTCTGATACAAAGCCATGTTCAGTGCTGGTTAACGCTTGTTGCAGCATTTGAGCGGCTTCTTGAGCGGTCATAAAGCTAGAGGTATCCATTGCTTTGCCACTCGTTCCCCAAAACTCGGTCGCCATTCCGCCGGGATAGACAGCAACGATTTTCATCGGGTGACCTTTTAGCTCCAATCTTACTGATTCGATAAAGCCTTTCACTGCCCACTTAGCAGCACAATAGGTGGACTCTTCCGCTTTAGCGCCTTGGGCTGCTGTCGACATAACCACAGCAATCGTAACGGGCTGATCTTTGTAACGCTGAACCAATTCTCGAACCAAAAAGATCGACGATTCGATGTTGTTTTTCAACATGTCACTGATGGCTGCAGGATCCTGTTGTTCTATCTTACCGAAGTAGCCACTGCCAGCACTGTGAATCACAAGCTTAGGCATTTCTGGCAACGCATCAAGCATCTCGCTCACGGATTGTGGGTCACAGAGGTCACACGCGTGGCTAATGGTATTCGCCGGTAGGTTTTTCGCTACCTCAGCTAAACGTTGTGCATTGCGACCTGTAATGGCGATGCGCTGAGTGTCTGTTGCAGTGTTAGCGTATTGTGTCGCGAGCGCTGCGCCTAAACCGCTGCTTGATCCGGTAATTAAAATCATACTGTCTTAGATTTGTAGAATTGAATCGAAATAGTAAGGGGCTGAGATGAGTTTTTCTGAGATCTATGGCTAAAGTTGGTCGATGGATTGATTGATGAGCTGAACGGTAAAGCAGAGATTAGAGATGAGTGAGGTGAAAGGGCATGTTAATTCATCTCGAGAGGGACGTGCTTCAGAAAGTAAAAGCGCTAGCATAGTGCCAGCGCTTTTGAGCAATCAGAAGTGATTATTCGTCGTCGAACTGTTTAACAGTGAACGCGTCTTCGATTCGGTTTAGCTCTTCTTGTTCTTTAACTCGCTTCTCTTCTTGGAGAGTCGCTTTCATCTCGTTAAGGCGCTTTTTCTCTGACTTAGTCAGGAACTTCACTGCTTTTTTGTTGGTCAGTGCGTAAGCAACTACGTCTTCACCTTTTTCTCTGCGGTCGTTTACGCGTTGTGAGAAACGTTCATTGTCGCGAGCTTTACGCTCCGCTGAGGTCAACTTGCTCATGCTTTAAAGCCTTTTCAATTAATCATGGTAGGGAATCTACGCTAAGCGAAACAAACAGGAACTGCTGAGTATGAGTCTAGCCCATTTGTATGCTGGTGGCGCATCTTAGCACAGAGGCTTGAGCTTTCAGGTATGCAATTCGCGGGAACAAACAAGACAGCCCACAACATGTCGTTGTGGGCTGTAATTAAAGGCTAACCAAACAGGGTAAAGCTAAGGCTCGTTCAATCAGATTTTCTCGATGTATAAGATGACCTCTCCGACCTTGAAGCCGAATTTAGACATCTCAGTTTTGTTGAACAATCGTTTGTCATCCATTAAGAACATCCAATCATCTAACACGACTTCATAAGTGCTGCCGTCGACTTCTATTTCTAAATCGTATTTCCAATACAGAGCCGAACCTTGGGTCTCGCCGTAAGCGGTGCCTACTACATCATTGGCAGTACCTGAATAGGTATTTTCGCCGGTTTTTATCAGGTTCCAAATTCGGGTTGAACGCTCACCATCGGCGAAAGAGAACCACTCTTTGATCTCTCCATTGTCACCGTCCCACGTGGCGATAAGCTTGGCGTCGAAGCGGCGTAGTAAATTGCCAGAACGGTCGAGCACGATACCGTAGGCCATTAACTCGCCATTAAAGAAGGTTTCAAGCTTGAGCTCGGGAGTAGTGTCTACGTGATTCTCTAGATTTGCAGAGCCACAACCCGCTAGCCAAGTGAGAGAAAGCAGTGCTAGAGCGTATTTTATTATTTTTGTTTTTTGACTCATTTATTTAAACCTAATAGTTGTTTGCGAAGGCCGGGCTCGGATGTGTTTTCAGATAACCAGATAGCTAAGAAGGCTTCGCCAAACTGTTTGTCTTGGATTACCCCGATAGGTTGCTCGTCGAAGTAAAAGCGGCTGACATTATCTTCAGCTACGCGAATGGTGAGAGTGCTTCCTGCTTCAACGTTTGGCCACATCGCGTACAAAGGCTTCAACCAACGCTGAATGCTGTTATTTGAGTAACCAAGTTTGTTCCACTGGTCTTCGGTTGCATCGACTAAATCTTTGCTATCGATTGCACGGTAATATTCAAGCTTGAGTGCGCGTTCAGAGTTGGTTGGTGTTGCGTAGAACTCAGCAGAGTAAAGTGTCCAAAACAAATAGCTCATTTCGCCTTGGCCGCGTTTATTTAGGTCATCGACCGCAGATGCTTTCGCGTTTGCGGTAAATAGCAGCGCGGCAAAGATTAAAGATAGAGTGATGAAGCCGAAGAGTTTATTTTTGGTTTGCGTATGAGCGGTGTGCGTATGAGTAGTTTGAGTATAAAAGTTTGATAGCGCACCAACGCGACTAGTGCCGCTCTCTGTTTTGAGCGCTTTTGCAGAGTTGCGTGAATAAGCCATAAGTCACCTCGTTGTCCTTGCCATTTCAGGTTGTATTAAGTTGGAGTAGGCGGCCACCAGTAAGGGCAACAAAATCCCCCAACTCATTGCAAGGGCAGCAACTACCGATGCATCTGGCCAAGTAGTAAGAAGGGCGCCTGCTTTGATGCCTCCCCAATAACTACTAGTACCTGCTACGAACCCTATGGCGAACAAGATCACTTTCGAGCATTTTAAAAGCCAATTAAGACTGTGGTTGAAGCTAATCAAAAACATGATCCATAGGCAGATGAGCCACACTGGAAACCATGATTGATTGGCAATTTCAGAATCGACGGCAAACACGCCGAAGTGGAGCATGAGGCTATCGAGTAATAGCCCCAACGGAAGTAAACAGAGTATTTTCAGGTCGCTATTGCGAGTTGGAGAGAGAAAGA
It encodes:
- a CDS encoding alkene reductase, with product MNKLFETSELKGLELQNRVVMAPMTRARTSQPGNVPNDMMATYYQQRASAGLIITEATQISDDSQGYSFTPGVYTDAQIEGWKPVTTAAKEQGAAIFCQLWHVGRVSHPTFQKGELPIAPSALAPIETQVWISDENGNGNMVDCIQPREMTQADINRVVQDFANSAKKAIEAGFNGVEIHGGNGYLIDQFLRTNSNKRTDKYGGSRENRLRFLIEVVDAVIDAIGADKVGVRLAPFITFKDMNCPDIVPTILEASKALQARDIAYLHLSEADWDDAPVIPESFRVELRELFSNTIIVAGSYTPERAEEVLSKGYADLVAFGRPFVANPDLVSRLQNGSELSELDGATLFGGNEKGYIDYPAL
- a CDS encoding MFS transporter — its product is MKKEQIPFQVWILTLAAFAIGTAEFVIAGILPQIATSLSITEGQAGYLISAYALAIVIGGPILTIYLARFNKKMVLIGLMALFIIGNVLSALAPSYPLLLASRVIAGLVQGPFYGIGTVVATNLVSEKMAGRAVGQMFAGLTLANVLGVPAGTWVSLQFGWHTTFFTVAALGTVAMISILTSIKSTGHSEAKDIKTQLMAFKNPMLLISLAITAFAWSGFMTLYGYLAPIAMHITGYGQESVTWILVIVGIGLIIGNTLGGRSSDKDLGKASMFWAVAMIVSLVVVGLVVDNKILFVAAAFVFGIASFANVPAMQLRVMNHGGEGQELAATANISAFNLANAFGGFLGGMVLDSQLGAGMIPFAAVVVPVIGLLLIAKANRADKPQSNSIFSPAESK
- a CDS encoding SDR family oxidoreductase, producing MNNTQANQEKSTFVIIGGTSGIGKALAMQLRNEDSTVHIASRHTGVDISNEKSICEYFESIGPFDHLVVTAGSSAPAGKVTDVAIEDAKTAFDTKFWGSLNVAKHAARYMKPNGSITLTTGMLSRKVVAGTYVKTAINAALESVTKVLAKELAPIRVNAVSPGLTMTTAYKNMDDTARSAMYDNAKNNLPAGKVGEASEIAIGYLFAINNPYVTGSIIDIDGGALLS
- a CDS encoding LysR family transcriptional regulator, which produces MDKFSDMAMFVSIVKHQGLAAAGRELGLSPATMTARLQALEERYGVKLLNRSTRHVSLTDSGELYHKACLEILDNVSEAENLIQNGVKEVKGPLKIAAPKDIGKQYILPILSEFCQQYPDVIPYLYLNDNLSNIAESGMDIVIRYGELVDSSLISRRLSPSRRVLCASPEYLAKHGTPLTPQDLVEHDCLAMLRSNEELKTWHFQDHDMKKSITVVPKRFSDDGEVIRYWALKGEGIALKSVLDVQDDINNQRLVTLLNGYMKNFNTSTSVSSADLNVVYISKKYQPKRIRLFLDYLLENFSGLVERSGKE
- a CDS encoding GFA family protein gives rise to the protein MKVVGNTVIQPFHKATCHCGAVELELSLPNGIEKPRRCDCSICRRRGAIVGSVALDGIKILKGTEHLKLYQFNTNTAKHYFCSNCGIYTHHQRRSSPNEYGFNIGCLEGVNPFDIGDVVTNDGVNHPADR
- a CDS encoding OsmC family protein; protein product: MSEYGAVIRWQKAQDETFIDNQYSRGHTWEFDGGVIVPASSSPHVVPLPLSVEANVDPEEAFIAALSSCHMLTFLGIAAKQKYVIESYVDDAIGVLEEDESGRSSVTTVTLRPKIVFIGSKIPTNAQLDKLHHLAHKNCFIANSVKTEIKVEMRD
- a CDS encoding PatB family C-S lyase, giving the protein MTAFKSTSNYGENAFIKSKPQMLQNIYNTTDVFPYWVADMDFQVAEPITQELNRLVERGVYSYEFHEQGVFEALSQWYSKRHGLNLSADKFVQVPGVLSGIALLLREFTNEGDGVLIHTPAYHQFSNLVNKANRQVVKSPLINDEQGYRIDFDGMEQQIIDHKVKTMIFCNPHNPTGRVWTQQEVTQVIEIAKRHDVLIISDEIHSDIIFEGHAFTSLTSFDYDKVITLIGSPAKTFGMHSISNGYVYTNNDELFEAFKANVAAMYLDHGNALTTFATIAAFEKGEEWLDGMLVYLQDTVKWISEFAEQRIPQLKVFQPQGTYQVWFDFSELGFSEEELKNVVFEQAKMGLTPGGWFGAESYHFMRMNIATSRDNIEQSFTALADAIDGFERGSVVNSNCCEKGNSKSCC
- a CDS encoding ribosome recycling factor family protein: MFSVPLNSFVHRVSDKSQVMASATECGCQLKRIRRSRNWLLVAQEHQLIEFKTLLTHEKDGWIAIAIDKVLPKPVVCLASLLAATPSMTVAQLVMESGCSMAEARRAIDEHEGL
- a CDS encoding RNA-binding protein; the protein is MKLLVRNLSRSTSEQDIRVLFSEFGSVKECSLVLDQETGDSKGFAFVEMPEHEEAKAALNKLNMTKLGKNTIRVKVANS
- a CDS encoding SDR family NAD(P)-dependent oxidoreductase, which gives rise to MILITGSSSGLGAALATQYANTATDTQRIAITGRNAQRLAEVAKNLPANTISHACDLCDPQSVSEMLDALPEMPKLVIHSAGSGYFGKIEQQDPAAISDMLKNNIESSIFLVRELVQRYKDQPVTIAVVMSTAAQGAKAEESTYCAAKWAVKGFIESVRLELKGHPMKIVAVYPGGMATEFWGTSGKAMDTSSFMTAQEAAQMLQQALTSTEHGFVSDITINRG
- a CDS encoding DNA polymerase III subunit epsilon, with the translated sequence MSKLTSAERKARDNERFSQRVNDRREKGEDVVAYALTNKKAVKFLTKSEKKRLNEMKATLQEEKRVKEQEELNRIEDAFTVKQFDDE
- a CDS encoding DUF3833 domain-containing protein, yielding MSQKTKIIKYALALLSLTWLAGCGSANLENHVDTTPELKLETFFNGELMAYGIVLDRSGNLLRRFDAKLIATWDGDNGEIKEWFSFADGERSTRIWNLIKTGENTYSGTANDVVGTAYGETQGSALYWKYDLEIEVDGSTYEVVLDDWMFLMDDKRLFNKTEMSKFGFKVGEVILYIEKI
- a CDS encoding chalcone isomerase family protein; the protein is MAYSRNSAKALKTESGTSRVGALSNFYTQTTHTHTAHTQTKNKLFGFITLSLIFAALLFTANAKASAVDDLNKRGQGEMSYLFWTLYSAEFYATPTNSERALKLEYYRAIDSKDLVDATEDQWNKLGYSNNSIQRWLKPLYAMWPNVEAGSTLTIRVAEDNVSRFYFDEQPIGVIQDKQFGEAFLAIWLSENTSEPGLRKQLLGLNK
- a CDS encoding DUF2878 domain-containing protein, encoding MKRFWIINLVLFQATWVCSAFFTAQAPFIAPLIVAVHFFLSPTRNSDLKILCLLPLGLLLDSLMLHFGVFAVDSEIANQSWFPVWLICLWIMFLISFNHSLNWLLKCSKVILFAIGFVAGTSSYWGGIKAGALLTTWPDASVVAALAMSWGILLPLLVAAYSNLIQPEMARTTR